From a region of the Citricoccus muralis genome:
- a CDS encoding sensor histidine kinase produces the protein MLAFRASERSRAVHLTVGEPSVPDGAAEVLSVIGRAYVLVDAVNGVVRANPSAYAFGLVRGHHLVHEDLLNLTDRVRSDGIIVDRKYELPRGPLGQSTLVVQLRVAPLADEYILLLADDRTEITRTEAMRHDFVANVSHELKTPVGAISLLAEALDDAADDEDAVRRFAGRMSIESARLAALVQDIIELSRLQGKDTVRAGQPVDLTKIVNEAVDRSRMQAEARDIDIRVAGEVSATVFGDHDQLMTALRNLIDNAVRYSPDGTTVGVGLRSVRGLAQVSVTDQGVGIPEEEQDRIFERFYRIDAARSRQTGGTGLGLSIVKHVISNHGGEVTVWSQLGRGSTFTVRLPEMEPDAGQHAQPVNQRGIAAPAGGEGAQS, from the coding sequence ATGCTGGCGTTCCGGGCCTCCGAGCGCAGCCGTGCGGTCCACCTCACCGTGGGCGAGCCGTCCGTTCCGGACGGTGCCGCCGAAGTGCTCTCCGTGATCGGCCGCGCCTATGTGCTGGTGGACGCCGTCAACGGCGTGGTCCGGGCCAACCCCTCCGCCTATGCCTTCGGACTGGTCCGTGGTCATCACCTCGTCCATGAGGACCTGCTGAACCTGACGGACCGCGTGCGCTCGGACGGGATCATCGTGGACCGCAAGTACGAGCTGCCCCGCGGCCCCCTGGGCCAGAGCACCCTGGTGGTCCAGTTGAGGGTTGCCCCGCTGGCCGATGAGTACATCCTGCTGCTGGCGGACGATCGCACGGAGATCACCCGGACGGAGGCCATGCGGCACGACTTCGTGGCGAACGTCTCCCACGAGCTGAAGACCCCGGTCGGCGCGATCTCACTGCTGGCCGAGGCGCTGGACGATGCCGCTGACGACGAGGACGCCGTCCGCCGTTTCGCGGGCCGCATGAGCATCGAGTCCGCCCGGCTGGCCGCGCTGGTGCAGGACATCATCGAGCTCTCCCGGCTCCAGGGCAAGGACACGGTCCGGGCCGGGCAGCCGGTGGACCTGACCAAGATCGTCAACGAGGCCGTGGACCGTTCCCGCATGCAGGCCGAGGCCCGGGACATCGACATCCGGGTGGCGGGTGAGGTCTCCGCTACCGTGTTCGGCGATCACGACCAGCTGATGACGGCGCTGCGCAACCTGATCGACAACGCGGTGCGCTATTCACCGGACGGCACCACCGTGGGCGTGGGCCTGAGGTCGGTGCGCGGCCTGGCCCAGGTGTCCGTCACGGACCAGGGGGTGGGCATCCCCGAGGAGGAGCAGGACCGGATCTTCGAGCGGTTCTACCGGATCGACGCCGCCCGCTCCCGCCAGACCGGCGGCACCGGACTGGGTCTCTCGATCGTCAAACATGTCATCTCGAACCACGGCGGGGAAGTGACGGTCTGGTCCCAGCTGGGACGCGGCTCGACCTTCACGGTCCGGTTGCCGGAGATGGAGCCCGATGCCGGGCAACACGCACAACCAGTGAACCAACGGGGCATTGCTGCCCCGGCAGGCGGGGAAGGAGCCCAATCATGA
- a CDS encoding response regulator transcription factor has protein sequence MSRILIVEDEESFSDPLSYLLGKEGFEVEVVADGNEAVVEFDRAGADLVLLDLQLPGQSGTEVCRQLRQRSTVPVIMLTAKDSEIDKVVGLELGADDYVTKPYSSRELVARIRAVLRRQGEPEELISSTVQAGPVRMDIERHVVSVGGEQVSLPLKEFELLEMLLRNSGRVLTRGQLIDRVWGSDYVGDTKTLDVHVKRLRGKIEPDPSNPRYLVTVRGLGYKFEP, from the coding sequence ATGAGCCGCATTCTGATCGTGGAGGACGAGGAGTCGTTCAGCGACCCGTTGTCCTATCTGCTCGGCAAGGAGGGGTTCGAGGTCGAGGTCGTGGCCGACGGCAACGAGGCCGTGGTGGAGTTCGACCGGGCGGGTGCCGACCTGGTGCTGCTCGACCTGCAGCTGCCGGGCCAGTCCGGCACGGAGGTCTGCCGGCAGCTCCGGCAGCGCTCCACCGTGCCCGTCATCATGCTCACGGCCAAGGACTCGGAGATCGACAAGGTGGTGGGCTTGGAGCTCGGGGCAGACGACTACGTCACCAAGCCCTACTCCTCCCGCGAGCTCGTGGCCCGCATCCGCGCCGTGCTGCGGCGTCAGGGAGAACCGGAGGAGTTGATCAGCTCCACGGTCCAGGCGGGGCCGGTGCGGATGGACATCGAACGCCATGTGGTCTCGGTGGGCGGCGAACAGGTGTCCCTGCCGCTCAAGGAGTTCGAGCTGCTGGAGATGCTGTTGCGCAACTCCGGCCGGGTGCTGACCCGCGGCCAGCTCATCGACCGTGTGTGGGGCTCGGACTATGTGGGGGACACCAAGACCCTCGACGTCCACGTCAAGCGCCTGCGCGGCAAGATCGAACCGGACCCGTCCAACCCGCGCTACCTGGTGACCGTCCGCGGCCTGGGTTACAAATTCGAGCCGTAA
- a CDS encoding CarD family transcriptional regulator, producing the protein MVFEVGETVVYPHHGAAKIEEIKMRTVKGEEKMYLKLKVAQGDLTIEVPAENVDLVGVRDVVDQEGLERVFGVLQAEFTEEPTNWSRRYKANLEKLASGDVIKVAEVVRDLWRRDQDRGLSAGEKRMLSKARQVLVSELALAQKTSEDDAALLLDETLAA; encoded by the coding sequence ATGGTTTTTGAGGTCGGAGAAACAGTCGTCTACCCCCACCACGGTGCGGCGAAGATCGAAGAGATCAAGATGCGCACGGTCAAGGGTGAAGAGAAAATGTACCTCAAGCTCAAAGTGGCCCAGGGCGACTTGACGATCGAAGTGCCCGCGGAGAACGTCGACCTGGTCGGCGTGCGGGACGTCGTGGACCAGGAGGGCCTGGAACGCGTTTTCGGGGTTCTGCAGGCCGAGTTCACGGAAGAGCCCACCAACTGGTCACGTCGCTACAAGGCGAATCTGGAGAAGCTCGCCTCGGGTGATGTCATCAAGGTGGCCGAGGTGGTCCGTGACCTGTGGCGTCGGGACCAGGATCGCGGCCTGTCCGCCGGGGAGAAGCGCATGCTCTCCAAGGCCCGCCAGGTGCTCGTGTCCGAGCTGGCCCTGGCCCAGAAGACCTCGGAGGATGACGCCGCCCTGCTGCTGGACGAGACCCTCGCCGCCTGA
- a CDS encoding IspD/TarI family cytidylyltransferase codes for MRTTVLIVAAGSGSRLQAGIPKAMVTLGDGHTMLEHCLDSVVAARDAGAIELNAIAVVVPGDPDYAASLGEVCHAFAARTAVTVQTVPGGAERADSVRAGLAAVRKLAGPAGPAGSAGSAGGPFGRHALLVHDAARPFVPPAVFSAVVTALESGTAAVVPAVEVVDTIKTVAGAAPEVVTGTLQRTQLRAVQTPQGFDLTSLEAAHRLAEEGAGGAAALTDDAMAMEAAGHRVGVVAGDPLGFKITTQLDLMMANALLASGTSTNLEHH; via the coding sequence ATGCGAACCACGGTCCTCATCGTGGCCGCAGGCTCGGGATCACGGCTCCAGGCCGGCATCCCCAAGGCCATGGTCACGCTCGGTGACGGGCACACCATGCTCGAGCACTGCCTCGACTCCGTGGTGGCCGCCCGGGACGCGGGAGCCATCGAACTCAACGCCATCGCCGTCGTCGTCCCCGGGGACCCGGACTATGCGGCATCCCTGGGAGAGGTCTGCCATGCCTTCGCGGCCCGGACCGCCGTCACGGTGCAAACGGTCCCGGGGGGAGCAGAACGGGCGGACTCGGTGCGGGCCGGGCTGGCCGCCGTGCGGAAGCTGGCCGGGCCAGCCGGGCCAGCCGGGTCAGCCGGGTCAGCTGGCGGTCCCTTCGGGCGGCACGCGCTCCTCGTCCATGATGCGGCCCGGCCCTTCGTTCCGCCGGCGGTCTTCAGCGCGGTGGTGACGGCCCTCGAATCCGGGACGGCCGCCGTCGTTCCCGCCGTCGAGGTGGTCGACACGATCAAGACCGTGGCCGGCGCAGCCCCGGAAGTGGTGACCGGCACCCTCCAGCGGACGCAGTTGAGGGCTGTCCAGACACCGCAGGGCTTCGACTTGACGTCCCTCGAGGCCGCCCACCGCCTGGCGGAGGAGGGCGCCGGCGGTGCTGCGGCGCTGACCGACGACGCGATGGCGATGGAGGCGGCGGGCCACCGCGTCGGCGTGGTGGCCGGTGATCCGCTGGGCTTCAAGATCACCACCCAGCTGGACCTGATGATGGCCAACGC